The genomic stretch AAACTCCAATCCTAGGCTTAGATGTTTGGGAGCATGCTTACTACCTAGGCTACCAAAACAAACGCCCTGACTATGTTGGTGCATTCTGGAATGTAGTAAACTGGGAAAAAGTAGAAGAGTTATACCAAGCTGCTAAATAATTTATAAAACATGAAGGGGTCATCCTAAAGTCAGGATAATTGACATAGGGATGGCCCCTTTTTTATTTGTCGCAGTAATTTTTTTAATTGCTTTTTGAACTAAAAAAACATAGGAAGATTTTAGTCTTCCTATGTTTTCATTCAAATTATTTATCTGTTTGTTTTTGCTTTTTTTTCAAATACTCCGCACGCATTTTTTCAAGTTGCATCTTTTTATCAAATTTGGCAGGCGTCTGTTTTTCATGAAACTTTGCAACAGCTTGCTGACCTTTATAATCTAATTGATATTTTCCCACTTTGTTCACCTACTTTTCTTGTCTCTAAAGAGAATCTATTCAACAAATATAATACCTTATTTTACTTAAGTAAACCTTATTAGTTTATTAGTGTGCAGCTAACTTAGCATTTATCAGTAAAAACATTAAAAAATTAGTAAAGTAATTCATCGCTCGTTCCCCATTTTTATTTGAGCTTCAACCATACACTTCGGTTCCAGATTTCATTTTTCGGATTCAACGGTTTTATATGTAACTCAGTATCCAATCCTTTCAAGCGCGATATCTATTTTTACCTCGAATCGTTAAATCTTCAGGATAGTATCTTTTATATTTGTTAAATAAAAGGATAAATTTTCATTTACTCGGAAAACTAGTTCATGAGACAAAGGAGAGTTTTTATGAGTAGGTGGAAATTTTTATTAGGTGATGTCGATCTAAACAGAGACTTAGTTTTGTTATTAAGTGTCGGTGGATTATTTACTTTGGCAACAGCTTTATCTAGTACATTTGTAAATGTTTATCTATGGAAGCAGTCAAATGATTATTTACCGATAGCTTCGTATCAATTTGCGATTGCATTTTTTCAAGCTCTGACTTTCGTGATTGCGGGTAGATTAGCTAAAACAGTTGATCGTGTTGTGATTCTTAGGATCGGTATTTCTTTTTTAGCGATCTTCTATATTGTTGTTTTAGTGTTTGAAACAAAGACATTGCTAGCAACGATATTAATCGGAGCTATTTTAGGAGTTGGAAATGGTTGTTATTATTTGGCGTTTAATTTATTAACATTTGAAGTGACTGAGCCTGAGACTAGGCAATTTTTTAACGGTTTTTTAGGGCTTGTTAATTCATTTTCTGGAATGCTTGGGCCGTTTATTGCTGGAGCAATCATTTCTTCCATGATTGGAAATAAAGGTTATCACTTTGTATTTATGGCTGCAGTTTTATTATTTGTTTGTGCGGTTGTCTTAAGTTGTTTTTTAATTAAAAGAGAACTTGATAGTGAGTTCAACATTAAACGAGTCATCTTGGAAAGAAAGTTAAATGAGAATTGGCGACAAGTTACTTATGCCAATTTCTTTCAAGGCAATCGTGAAGGGATCTTTATGTTTGTCATTTCAATCTATATTTTCTTATCAACTGGAAGTGAGTTTGCTTTAGGGAAGTATGGATTAATAACATCATTAATCAGCTTTATTACTTATTACATTGTGACTCGAATCATAAAAGAAAATTTTAGAATGAAAGCAATATTTCTTGGAGGATTTTTATTATTTAGTGCGGTTTTCGTAATTGCTTTTAAAGTTAATTTTTCATTATTGATTATTTATGGTGCAATTATTTCTTTGGCGTATCCAATCATTTTAGTACCTTACTTATCTTTAACATATGATATAATAGGAAAATCGTATAAGGCCAGGGAATATCGAGTGGAATATATAGTGATACGTGAAGTTTATTTGAATAGTGGTAGAATGTTTTCAATTGCAGTATTCATTGTTTGTACTATATTGTTTCCAGCGAAACAAGTTATTCCATTGTTAATGTGTTTATTTGGTACAGGACACTTTTTGGTCTATTTCGTAATGAGGAAATTAGAATTTAACCATGCTTAATACAAGATAGTTCACTAAATTGTCAAAAGTATATCTGTAAATCTGTTTCCAATTCAATAAAATAATAATACGCGTAATGAAAGCAATGGTAGAAAAAAGAGGAGAAAAGATGAATAAACCTAAGAAATATAAAATTACATTACCCACACGACTGAATACTCTATTTTTCCTTGTATTTGTACTATTTTCCTTTTTAATTCTAAGATTAGGTGTTGTACAAATTGTAAAAGGTGAAGACTATAAATCAGAATTAGAGCGAACAGAAAATATGACCGTCGATCAAGCTGTACCAAGGGGGAAAATTCTAGATCGTAATGGTAAGGTTGTAGTAGATAATAAGCCTTTACGTACAATCACGTATACAAGGAAAAAAGGTACGACGTCTGGTGAACTATTACAAATGGCTACTAAGTTAAAAACTTTTATTAAGATGCCAACTAATAAAATAACTGAAAGAGATCGAAAGGATTTTTGGTTACTAAAAAATCCTGAAGACGCAAAAACACTAGTATCAAAACAAGAAGATAAAGATCTAAAGGCTCAAAATAAAGATGATGATGCTGCATATAACAAAGCTTACTATAATTTACAACTTGATAAAATTACAGAAGCTGACATGAATTCGTTTAGTCCAAATGACTTGCAAATCCTTGCAATTTACAAGCAAATGAGCGTAGGTTATGCATTAACTCCACAAACAATTAAAAGTGAGGGAGTTACTGAAAAAGAATATGCAACTGTTAGTGAACATTTGGACGAGCTTCCTGGTGTAGATGTAACAACAAATTGGGAAAGAAAATACGTTTACGGTGATACGTTCCGCACAATTTTAGGTAATATTACTTCTGAAAAAGAGGGTTTACCTGCTCAGAATGTAGATTATTATTTAGCGCGTGGCTATGATCGTAATGATCGTGTCGGAAAAAGTTATATCGAAAAGCAGTATGAAGATGTTTTACGAGGTACAAAAGGTAAAGCTCAAAATGTTATTGATTCAAATGGAAATGTTGTTGATACGAAGGTGATTACTGAAGGGGAACCTGGTAGTGATTTAGTACTATCAATTGATATGGAGCTTCAAGGTAAGGTTGATGAAATTGTAAAAAATAGGCTTTTACAAGCAAAAGCAACTTCAAATGGTAAATATTTGGACCGAGCATTCGTTACAATGATTAATCCGAATACGGGTGAAATTCTAGCTATGTCAGGTAAACAAATTGTTAAAGATAAAAAGACAGGAAGAAATAAAGTTATTGACTATGCAACAGGCAATCTTACTTCATCTTACGAGATGGGTTCGACAGTAAAAGGTGCAACGCTTTTAACAGGTTTTCAAACAGGAGCGATTGTTCCTGGACAAAGACAATTCGATACACCGATTAAAATTGCAGGCACACCTATCAAATCATCTTATAGTAATATGGGATGGATTAATGATTTAGATGCGTTAAAAAGATCTTCAAACGTTTATATGTTCCGAACAGCAATGGCAATTGGTCATGCAAATTATGTTCCAAATAAACCTTTGGATATCGATGTAAAAGCGTTTGATACATTCCGTAATAGCTTCAGTCAGTTTGGACTTGGTGTTAAAACTGGAATTGATTTACCAAATGAAGCAATTGGATTTAAAGGTGTCGACAAAAACCCAGGTTTCCTTCTAGATATGGCGATTGGACAGTATGATACTTATACACCACTTCAATTAGCTCAGTATATATCGACAATCGCAAATGGAGGTTATAGAATTCAACCGCATGTTGCAAAAGAATTAAGACAACCTTCTATTGGTGAAGATACTGGAGTAATTAGATCAGAAGTAAAAACAAAAGTTTTAAATCGAATTGATATGAAGGATTCATACATCAATCGAGTTAAACAAGGTTTTATCAAAGTATATAATGAACAAGGTGGTACTGCTCGTCCTTATTTCTTAGGCGTAGACTATAAAATAGCTGGTAAAACAGGTACTGCCCAGTCCTTCTATGATGGACCTGATCGTAAAAATTATAAAGAAGCACCAAGAACATATAATGAAACATTGACTGGCTATGCTCCATATGACAATCCTGAAATTGCATTTTCAGTTGTAGTTCCTTGGTTACAAACTGACCAAGCGCCTGTCAATAAATACATTGGCCGCGATATTATGGATGAGTACTTTAAATTAAAAAAAGAAAGACAATCAGTTTACAATGATGAACCAAAAGACACAACTGAAAATCAAAGTACTCAAAATAGTCAAGACGACCAAAATAAGAATCAATAAAAGAGAAGGAGAATCCCTTCTCTTTTTTTTATCTAATTTAAAAGAGCTTCTGAACTTATTTACATAATCTTTACATTCGGTTAAAACAGGTTTAATAGTTTAAGGATATGATTATTAATGTAATCAATTACCGAATTAAAAAGATTATAAATTATAGCTATTGTTTAGTTAACATTTTAAAACAACAATAGAATGCTTCCTTTAGGATGAGAGGGGATAGAAGTTATGACAGTTACATTAGATAGAGAAAATAATATTAAAAGTGAAGATATTGAAGATACAAATACAAACACAAAAAAATCAATTGTTTATGATACTCAAAATTTAAATTTATGGTATGGACAAGATAAAGCGCTAAAAAACATCAATTTAAGCATATATGAAAATGAAGTAACAGCAATTATTGGTCCAAGTGGTTGCGGTAAATCGACCTATTTAAAAACTTTAAATCGTATGGTTGAGCTAGTGCCTACAGTTAGAACAGAAGGTAAAATTCTTTACCGTCAACAAGATATTTTCGATAAAAACTATCCTGTACAAGAATTAAGAACTCATGTAGGAATGGTATTCCAAAAACCAAATGTATTTCCTAAGTCAATTTGGGAAAATGTTGCTTACGGACCAAAAATTCATGGTATTAAAGATAAAGCCTCATTAAATGAAATTGTTGAAAAAAGTTTAAAAGGTGCTGCGATTTGGGATGAGGTTAAGGATCGTTTACATGAGAACGCACATGGCTTGTCAGGGGGACAACAACAACGTTTATGTATTGCACGCTGCCTTGCAATCGAACCTGATGTTATTTTAATGGATGAGCCTACTTCGGCATTAGATCCTATTTCAACTTTAAAAGTTGAAGAATTAATCAATGATTTGAAAAAGGATTTTAGTATTATTATCGTGACTCATAATATGCAACAAGCAGCACGTGTTTCTGATAAAACTGCTTTCTTCTTAAGCGGTGAGGTAGTTGAGTTCTCAAATACAAATAAACTATTCTCGACTCCTAAGGATAAACGCACAGAAGACTATATTACTGGACGATTCGGTTAATAGAAGGGGAAATGGTGGCAATAATATGAGAAATCAATTTGAAACAGAGTTAAAATCATTACAAGAAATGATCATCGAGCTAGCTGAGAAAACAAAAAAAGCTGTAGTTAAGAGTATGGATGCATTTCGAACTGAAAATATTGAATTAGCTTTAGAAGTCATTGATGAAGATGATCGAATCGATAAATTAGAAAAAGAAGTTAATGAATTAATTTTAGTCATAATAACAAGACAACAGCCAGTTGCAGTGGATTTAAGAAGAAACTTAACGGCAATTAAGATTGCTCATGACCTTGAACGAGTTGCAGATTATGCTGTAAATATCGCAAAGTCGACAATTCGTATTCGTAGCCGTCAAGAAACCTTACCTATAGAAAATATCGAAAAGATGCATGAACTTGGTTTAGATATGTTAACAAAAGCTTCAGAAGCATACCGAACTGAAGATTTACAAGCTGCAAAAGAGATTGGTGAAATTGATGATCTAGTTGATGAGTTATATGGAACGACTGTACGAAATTTAATGTCGAGTATTGTTGAGTCGCCTGAGCATGTTGCAAATATTTTGCAAATGGCATTCATTTGTAGATATCTTGAAAGAATTGCAGATTATGCAACTAATATTGCAGAGAACATTTACTATTTAGTAAAAGGTAAGCATTATTTATTAAATCAGTAAAATAAAAAAGGGTGTTCAGTTCTTATTTTACTGGACGCCCTTTTGTCATATTTATGTAATATTAAGCATACTTCTTTAACTAGTATAACATATTGGGGTGGTAACAAATGAAGGTTGTTATTTTAGCTGGAGGATACGGTCAAAGGCTTTTACCAATTACTAACAACATTCCTAAACCACTATTACCAATCGCAAATAGAGCGGCAATTGAGCATTTATTATTACATCTAACAAGATTGGGGTTTAATGAGTTTATTATTCAGCTTCATTATATGTCCCAAGCTATAATTGAAACAATTAACGCGATGAAATTAAAAAATGTTTCAATTGATTATATTATAGAAGAAAAAAGCTTAGGCTCAGCTGGTTGTTTACGATTATCTAAGCATTTTCTCAATGAACCCTTTCTATTAGTGAATGGTGATATTTTATTTGATGGAGAAATTAGAGAGGCATTAAAGAATCATTTAGAAAATAAAAGTAAATTTTCTATGTTTGTAAAACAAGTTGAAAATTGTGGGTCTTATGGAAATGTAAAAGTGAAAAATGGACAAATAATCGATTTTATTGAGAAGCCTAATGAGGGTAGTGAAATTAGTAAACTAGTAAATACCGGAATTTATATTATGAGTCCGGAATTATTATTTCAAATTCCAGAAAATCGATATTTTGACATTAGTAACGACCTAATTCCTTTAATGTTAAAAAATAATATTAGATTGAATGCATATCATTTAGAAGGCTACTGGATTGATTATGGAACTCCTAGACGTTTTGCAAAGCTAAATGTAGATTGGATTGAAGAAAAATTAAACTTGCCTATTCCGGCCGTTCAAATATTACCACGAATTTTTTTAGGTGAGCATGTAACGATTAATAATAATGTAAAGATTGTTTCTCCAGTAATTATTGGCAATGATGTTACGATCGAAGAAAACTGTGTAATTGGTCCATACGTATCAATCAGCTCAAATATTAGAATCGATCAGGGGAGCGTTTTACAGCATCAAGCAGTCTTTCAAAAATATACTCTGAATTATGAAAATAAATTTGTACATAATTCAATAAAAAAAAAATCAAAAGAAATGCAATGAATCAATAAAAGGTATGGAAATTATCGTGAAAGAATGTTATTATATACAAGTCTGATTATGTCACTATGTCAGGAGGGAAAATAAAATGCGCGTAAATATTACTTTAGCATGTACAGAATGCGGAGATCGTAACTACATCACTACTAAAAATAAACGTAATAACCCAGACCGTCTTGAGCTTAAAAAATATTGCCCAAGACTTAAAAAAGTTACAGTTCATCGCGAAACAAAATAAACAGTAGGAATTTTCCTACTGTTTTTTTTTATATAAAAATTTATAATCTAATTAGAAACGTCATTTTACTATTTAATCCTATTTATAGAAACTTTAATCCTGACATTAGGAGGCCATAATGGAAAAAAAAGACATAAGAAATAATATGATGAAAAATTTGAAAAATATATCATCATTGGACAGAGAGAAAAAGTCGAAGCAAATTATAGAAACATTAATTAGTACAAAACAATTAAAGGATGCAAACATAATTGCAACAACGATGCCGATGGAGCACGAGATAAATACTAAGTATTTAATAGCTAATTGTTGGAATGAGAATAAATCGGTTGTTGTACCGAAATGTAATCACAA from Arthrobacter citreus encodes the following:
- a CDS encoding MFS transporter — protein: MSRWKFLLGDVDLNRDLVLLLSVGGLFTLATALSSTFVNVYLWKQSNDYLPIASYQFAIAFFQALTFVIAGRLAKTVDRVVILRIGISFLAIFYIVVLVFETKTLLATILIGAILGVGNGCYYLAFNLLTFEVTEPETRQFFNGFLGLVNSFSGMLGPFIAGAIISSMIGNKGYHFVFMAAVLLFVCAVVLSCFLIKRELDSEFNIKRVILERKLNENWRQVTYANFFQGNREGIFMFVISIYIFLSTGSEFALGKYGLITSLISFITYYIVTRIIKENFRMKAIFLGGFLLFSAVFVIAFKVNFSLLIIYGAIISLAYPIILVPYLSLTYDIIGKSYKAREYRVEYIVIREVYLNSGRMFSIAVFIVCTILFPAKQVIPLLMCLFGTGHFLVYFVMRKLEFNHA
- a CDS encoding penicillin-binding protein 2, translating into MKAMVEKRGEKMNKPKKYKITLPTRLNTLFFLVFVLFSFLILRLGVVQIVKGEDYKSELERTENMTVDQAVPRGKILDRNGKVVVDNKPLRTITYTRKKGTTSGELLQMATKLKTFIKMPTNKITERDRKDFWLLKNPEDAKTLVSKQEDKDLKAQNKDDDAAYNKAYYNLQLDKITEADMNSFSPNDLQILAIYKQMSVGYALTPQTIKSEGVTEKEYATVSEHLDELPGVDVTTNWERKYVYGDTFRTILGNITSEKEGLPAQNVDYYLARGYDRNDRVGKSYIEKQYEDVLRGTKGKAQNVIDSNGNVVDTKVITEGEPGSDLVLSIDMELQGKVDEIVKNRLLQAKATSNGKYLDRAFVTMINPNTGEILAMSGKQIVKDKKTGRNKVIDYATGNLTSSYEMGSTVKGATLLTGFQTGAIVPGQRQFDTPIKIAGTPIKSSYSNMGWINDLDALKRSSNVYMFRTAMAIGHANYVPNKPLDIDVKAFDTFRNSFSQFGLGVKTGIDLPNEAIGFKGVDKNPGFLLDMAIGQYDTYTPLQLAQYISTIANGGYRIQPHVAKELRQPSIGEDTGVIRSEVKTKVLNRIDMKDSYINRVKQGFIKVYNEQGGTARPYFLGVDYKIAGKTGTAQSFYDGPDRKNYKEAPRTYNETLTGYAPYDNPEIAFSVVVPWLQTDQAPVNKYIGRDIMDEYFKLKKERQSVYNDEPKDTTENQSTQNSQDDQNKNQ
- a CDS encoding phosphate ABC transporter ATP-binding protein, which codes for MTVTLDRENNIKSEDIEDTNTNTKKSIVYDTQNLNLWYGQDKALKNINLSIYENEVTAIIGPSGCGKSTYLKTLNRMVELVPTVRTEGKILYRQQDIFDKNYPVQELRTHVGMVFQKPNVFPKSIWENVAYGPKIHGIKDKASLNEIVEKSLKGAAIWDEVKDRLHENAHGLSGGQQQRLCIARCLAIEPDVILMDEPTSALDPISTLKVEELINDLKKDFSIIIVTHNMQQAARVSDKTAFFLSGEVVEFSNTNKLFSTPKDKRTEDYITGRFG
- the phoU gene encoding phosphate signaling complex protein PhoU, with the protein product MRNQFETELKSLQEMIIELAEKTKKAVVKSMDAFRTENIELALEVIDEDDRIDKLEKEVNELILVIITRQQPVAVDLRRNLTAIKIAHDLERVADYAVNIAKSTIRIRSRQETLPIENIEKMHELGLDMLTKASEAYRTEDLQAAKEIGEIDDLVDELYGTTVRNLMSSIVESPEHVANILQMAFICRYLERIADYATNIAENIYYLVKGKHYLLNQ
- a CDS encoding NDP-sugar synthase; the protein is MKVVILAGGYGQRLLPITNNIPKPLLPIANRAAIEHLLLHLTRLGFNEFIIQLHYMSQAIIETINAMKLKNVSIDYIIEEKSLGSAGCLRLSKHFLNEPFLLVNGDILFDGEIREALKNHLENKSKFSMFVKQVENCGSYGNVKVKNGQIIDFIEKPNEGSEISKLVNTGIYIMSPELLFQIPENRYFDISNDLIPLMLKNNIRLNAYHLEGYWIDYGTPRRFAKLNVDWIEEKLNLPIPAVQILPRIFLGEHVTINNNVKIVSPVIIGNDVTIEENCVIGPYVSISSNIRIDQGSVLQHQAVFQKYTLNYENKFVHNSIKKKSKEMQ
- the rpmG gene encoding 50S ribosomal protein L33, yielding MRVNITLACTECGDRNYITTKNKRNNPDRLELKKYCPRLKKVTVHRETK